The Acidimicrobiia bacterium sequence GGCGGGGCGGCCGCGGCCGCACATACGGACCTCGTGATCGTGTCTTGGATCAGCGTCACGCTGCCATTTCGCGCCAGGAGTCGGCCCTCAATGTTTGCACCCTGATTCACCGTGATTGACGTGAGAGCCAGGATGTTCCCCTTGAACACGGCAGTTGTGTCGATGGAGGCTGTGTTGAGCCGCCAACAGACGTTGCAGGCCTGCGCTCCGCCGGTGAGCTGCACCTGACTGCCCGGTCCCACCGTGAGCCCGGTCGCGCCTGAGTTCATCTCGAAGATGAACACGCCATTGGGATCACCTTGCGCGTCGAGGACGAGGGGACCCGCTCCGGCCGTTATCCCGAACGTGGTCGAGGCAGAGTCGTACACGCCTGGCGTCTTGGTGGTACCACCAAGCTCGGTCGGCACCGTGGTAACGGGTGTCCGGCCGGCGACATCGGTATACGCGGCGGTCAAGTCGTTCTTGGCCGTCGTCAGCAGGCCAGGGTTCGTGACCCGACACGGAAGAGGACCAGCAGCATCGACCGAGTAGATGGTCCCGGTCACCTCTGAACAGGTCACGCCGATGCCAGCACCAGTGGCTGGGCTCAACCCAACGTTCCCCGTAATCACAGAGGGAGGAACGTCCGTGATGTTCGGGGTGCCGGCAAGTATCGCGAACGGATCGGCCGTTCCGAGGCTCACGGGAGTCGGTGACGCCGCATCGGCAGCGGGGGCGGCCATGACCAGGGAGGCAGCCAGCAAAGGAACAACGAGTAGCAAGCCACGGAGGGCACGGGTAACGAGAGCCGCGTTCAAATGCACCTCTCTTCCACCTGTCACCGCGAACTAGCGACGCGATGAACTGAGTTTTCGCATCCACGAGGTCCGACGCGTGAAGTAAGGCTAGTTGCTTCCGGCCACGGCGGCGGGGATGCCGTCGCACGGGCCGGTGGTTGGCTCTCGACAGAACTCCGACCACCCGACCGCGCAATTTTTCTCCCGGGCTCAGCTGCCCCAGGATTTCCCACGCCACCCCCGCGTTTCCCAGCGGGCTCGAGGCCGCTCGGCCCGAGTCGCTCCGTGCCGGGCACCGTGGGGTCTCGGGCGCGCATGCCATCATGGATTCGCGGCCCGGGTGGTGGAACTGGCAGACACGATGGATTCAAGTCCCATTGTCCGAAAGGGCGTGCGGGTTCGACTCCCGCCCCGGGCACCCACCGAGCCGTCAGCAGGAGCCGGGGACCGGCGCGAGTGACCCGGGCTGCGGCGTCGACGGCGCGGCCCCGCGGGCGGGGCTCGGAGCCGGCGCGCTCGCTGGCGCCGGGCGGCTGAGCCCCGAGAAGCCGCGGCCGACCACCAGCACCACGTCGGCGCCGGTGACGGTGTCGTCCGTGACGAGGTGCGCCGACGGGACGTAGCCGGCGAGCAGGCGAGCGGCCGCGTCGCTCCCGCTCGGGTACCGGATCTCGGTGGCGGCGACGAGGCGCCGGGGGTCGTTGCCCGCGCCGGCGCCGGCGAAGCCGTCGCGCTGCAGCGCCGCGAGGGTCCGGGCCGCGGCGCCGCTCACGCCCGACGCGTTCAGCACCCGGACGTGGACGCCCGCCGGCGTCGAGCCCGACGACGGCGCCGGTGAGGCAGCCCCGCCCGAGGTGCCGCTGAAGTCGCGGAGCGCCGCCAGCACCTGCGCCGCGTTCGGCTCCTGGAGGTACAGGACGTCCTGGCCCTGCTGCCGGGGGCCGGTCCGGAACGGCAGCGTCGTCGTCTGGACGTGGCTCGGGTCGCCCGGGTTCACCGTCCGGAAGGCGTCGATGAGCGCGAACAGGTCGCCGCGCGAGAACCCGTCGTCGAGCCGGAGGTCGCCGACCACCTTGTCGACGATCCCGTTCGCCTTCAGCGGGTTCGAGAGCGCGGTGTGCAGCGCCACCGACGCCAGCTGGCGGACGAAGGCCTGCTGGCGCCCGACCCGACCGATGTCGGGCAGCGCGTCGAGGGTCCGCCACGTGTGCGTCGCCGGGTCGAGCACCTGCAGGTCGCGTGACCGCACGAA is a genomic window containing:
- a CDS encoding ice-binding family protein — translated: MAAPAADAASPTPVSLGTADPFAILAGTPNITDVPPSVITGNVGLSPATGAGIGVTCSEVTGTIYSVDAAGPLPCRVTNPGLLTTAKNDLTAAYTDVAGRTPVTTVPTELGGTTKTPGVYDSASTTFGITAGAGPLVLDAQGDPNGVFIFEMNSGATGLTVGPGSQVQLTGGAQACNVCWRLNTASIDTTAVFKGNILALTSITVNQGANIEGRLLARNGSVTLIQDTITRSVCAAAAAPPAAPAAPAVPTVPRFTG
- a CDS encoding LCP family protein — protein: MRRRAPDRSFLRRYALAFGVAFALVAGGIVGVNLLIDQKLASVSRVHLQLASAPSGGANYLLVGSDTRAFVRSPSDRQAFGSQAGNQGQRSDTIMVLHAEPSSGHSLLVSVPRDLWVHIPGLGMAKVNAAFSAGPQKLVDTLQAAFGVPIHHYAEVNFDTFRKLVDAIGTVPVYFPTAARDSFSDLNVPTPGCQHLNGAQALSFVRSRDLQVLDPATHTWRTLDALPDIGRVGRQQAFVRQLASVALHTALSNPLKANGIVDKVVGDLRLDDGFSRGDLFALIDAFRTVNPGDPSHVQTTTLPFRTGPRQQGQDVLYLQEPNAAQVLAALRDFSGTSGGAASPAPSSGSTPAGVHVRVLNASGVSGAAARTLAALQRDGFAGAGAGNDPRRLVAATEIRYPSGSDAAARLLAGYVPSAHLVTDDTVTGADVVLVVGRGFSGLSRPAPASAPAPSPARGAAPSTPQPGSLAPVPGSC